A genome region from Cerasicoccus sp. TK19100 includes the following:
- the gspG gene encoding type II secretion system major pseudopilin GspG, with amino-acid sequence MEMTSHRLNRGAPKRAAGFTLLEIIIVVGLIAALAGALIVGLQGTGTAGQVQIEKQFVTTGVKAPLMAYRLNMGDYPSTDQGLAALVTAPAGVGGKWVGPYLDKAAVDSWGQPYNYRYPGTNNKNGTPDIWSNGPNRQNEEGGGDDVNNWDQ; translated from the coding sequence ATGGAAATGACTTCTCATCGCTTGAATCGTGGGGCTCCGAAGCGTGCTGCCGGTTTTACTCTTTTGGAAATTATCATCGTTGTTGGCTTGATCGCCGCCTTGGCTGGCGCGTTGATCGTCGGTTTGCAGGGCACCGGAACGGCGGGCCAAGTCCAGATTGAGAAGCAATTTGTCACGACTGGAGTGAAGGCTCCGCTGATGGCCTACCGGCTAAACATGGGCGATTATCCTTCTACGGACCAAGGCTTGGCGGCGTTGGTCACGGCTCCCGCTGGTGTCGGCGGCAAATGGGTCGGCCCGTATTTGGACAAGGCAGCCGTGGATTCCTGGGGACAACCTTACAACTACCGTTACCCGGGCACGAACAACAAGAACGGCACGCCCGACATTTGGTCCAACGGGCCAAACCGCCAAAATGAAGAAGGCGGCGGTGACGACGTAAACAATTGGGATCAGTAA
- a CDS encoding pilus assembly FimT family protein — MIRHSRQLQTHRGRAFTLIEIVFALSLIALMAGFVASYNFESLLNNAGTKPAYEIFREATHEARLQAINEASVVYLSYDPESQKFLLRTDAAPAIQEEDSGFGTLPTVNRYGYLEDEEDDEAVVEPASRTEFQVYDEDLEVIFRGLKAESDGVADFSGEYFEEPLPYLVFHPSGVSSLAEVILRDANGDELVLTLDAFSNGPQLSLDEGVGF, encoded by the coding sequence ATGATCCGCCATTCGCGCCAGCTACAGACTCATCGCGGGCGCGCGTTTACGCTGATTGAAATAGTCTTCGCACTGAGCCTGATTGCGCTCATGGCGGGCTTCGTGGCGTCGTATAATTTCGAGAGTCTGCTCAACAACGCCGGGACCAAGCCCGCATACGAGATCTTCCGCGAGGCCACGCACGAAGCGCGACTACAGGCCATCAACGAGGCCAGCGTTGTTTATCTGTCCTACGATCCGGAGTCGCAAAAGTTCCTGCTGCGGACGGATGCGGCCCCCGCCATTCAGGAGGAAGACTCCGGCTTTGGCACGCTGCCCACGGTCAACCGCTATGGTTACCTTGAAGACGAGGAGGACGATGAAGCGGTGGTGGAGCCAGCGTCGCGGACCGAGTTTCAGGTTTACGATGAAGACCTGGAGGTCATTTTTCGCGGGTTAAAGGCTGAAAGCGACGGGGTTGCGGACTTTTCGGGCGAGTATTTTGAGGAGCCGCTTCCATATTTGGTATTTCACCCGAGCGGGGTATCGAGCCTCGCGGAGGTCATTTTGCGCGATGCCAATGGCGATGAATTAGTCCTGACTTTGGATGCTTTTTCAAATGGTCCACAACTTTCTCTGGATGAAGGGGTTGGATTTTAA
- a CDS encoding PilN domain-containing protein produces the protein MLKLPDNLIRVAEARAPEVLLAPGGYFFSRLVPLPEEVARPEFAQIAELTLEECAPFPLEQLAWGFMVDEARRELWLFAACRPRIGLHAIEEWDDAEHVFPAFLPLLLAFPKPPKHLVWRSEEEVLLLEFDDGARFPKRLRHRKLIEPVEDEETTPAVEDLVADFLRSQGLSPDETPVYTLEDTQVSADRQVSFIIRRDEEGAAPEEPVDMTDIEASWWADLRSPEFIESEKRSRRWQNNLWTALTWSGWAAIFLIFMVLFNFVGNVLVERRQDKIVAQQPGVIAVQQNGEFLINLRQSTDRPLKPYEVLGLTNLNRPIKNIWYRAAEVDNKDGVTIQGYANSVNEVNDFWRTLVNTGQFKLRQPANVRKKGNVYEFTLRMDYIGSTDDVSESVAAMDAPQSEGGAQ, from the coding sequence ATGCTGAAACTCCCCGACAATTTAATCCGTGTGGCAGAAGCCCGAGCACCTGAGGTGCTGCTGGCTCCCGGCGGGTATTTTTTCAGTCGGTTGGTTCCATTGCCGGAAGAGGTGGCGCGGCCGGAGTTCGCTCAAATTGCCGAGCTGACCTTGGAGGAGTGCGCCCCGTTTCCGTTGGAGCAATTGGCCTGGGGATTCATGGTCGATGAAGCGCGCCGCGAGCTGTGGCTTTTTGCGGCCTGCCGCCCGCGGATCGGTCTGCACGCCATTGAAGAGTGGGACGACGCAGAGCATGTCTTTCCGGCATTTTTGCCGCTGCTGCTCGCTTTCCCGAAGCCACCGAAGCACTTGGTTTGGCGCTCGGAGGAAGAAGTGCTGCTCCTGGAGTTTGATGACGGTGCCCGCTTTCCGAAGCGCCTGCGGCATCGCAAATTGATCGAGCCCGTTGAAGACGAGGAGACCACCCCGGCCGTGGAGGACCTTGTTGCCGACTTCCTGCGTAGCCAGGGGCTGAGCCCGGATGAGACGCCGGTTTACACGCTGGAGGATACCCAGGTGAGCGCTGACCGGCAGGTCTCGTTTATCATTCGGCGGGATGAAGAAGGTGCCGCGCCGGAGGAGCCGGTTGACATGACCGACATCGAGGCCAGTTGGTGGGCGGACCTGCGATCGCCGGAGTTCATCGAGTCGGAGAAGCGTTCCCGCCGTTGGCAAAACAATCTTTGGACGGCGTTAACGTGGTCTGGCTGGGCGGCGATCTTTTTGATTTTTATGGTGCTGTTCAACTTCGTGGGCAATGTGCTCGTGGAGCGGCGGCAGGATAAGATTGTGGCGCAGCAGCCGGGCGTCATCGCAGTGCAGCAAAATGGCGAGTTCCTCATTAATCTGCGCCAATCGACCGACCGTCCGCTGAAACCCTACGAGGTGCTGGGGCTGACGAATCTCAACCGCCCGATTAAAAACATCTGGTATCGCGCGGCGGAGGTCGACAACAAGGACGGCGTCACGATCCAGGGTTACGCGAATAGCGTGAACGAGGTGAATGACTTCTGGCGCACGCTGGTCAACACCGGGCAGTTCAAGCTGCGCCAGCCGGCCAACGTCCGGAAGAAGGGCAACGTTTACGAGTTCACGCTGCGTATGGATTACATTGGCTCGACGGATGACGTTAGTGAATCCGTGGCGGCGATGGATGCGCCGCAAAGCGAAGGAGGTGCCCAATGA
- a CDS encoding type II secretion system protein, with amino-acid sequence MNTCRQNRRDGFTLIEAILAIGLFAVASGMLIQAAVNSVFAYEAVKSNSDQSQIYRYLLRSIAAIEDQEEMEDGGDWQLPDDTTANWEVVIEDTEMVDLFHVTVEIELEDDDEPTSFELYLYRPDWSSVDTDRETLINDRRENLEDRRDGF; translated from the coding sequence ATGAACACCTGTCGCCAAAATCGCCGTGACGGCTTTACCTTGATTGAAGCAATCTTGGCGATTGGCTTGTTTGCGGTGGCCTCGGGCATGCTGATTCAGGCGGCGGTTAACTCGGTTTTCGCCTACGAAGCGGTTAAATCCAACTCCGACCAGAGCCAGATTTACCGTTACCTGCTGCGCTCCATTGCGGCCATTGAGGACCAGGAAGAAATGGAGGATGGCGGCGATTGGCAACTACCCGATGACACGACTGCGAACTGGGAAGTGGTCATCGAAGACACCGAAATGGTGGACCTCTTTCACGTTACGGTGGAGATTGAACTGGAAGATGATGATGAGCCGACTTCCTTCGAGCTCTACCTTTACCGGCCGGACTGGTCTTCGGTCGATACCGACCGCGAAACGCTGATCAACGACCGCCGCGAAAACCTGGAGGACCGACGAGATGGATTCTAG
- a CDS encoding general secretion pathway protein GspK, translating to MKLSVHSQATRRQGFLLLVVLVFLFMAAALVVSLSESMLRNIRSTATASARDDLRITAFSAMEIALATLAEIKELDGKLHSPSQGWGNPMSYAPVQWPANTTVTVTITDETGKIPLNPPNRERIQQLLDSLGVDFSQGEELIDAYMDWIDEDDLERLNGAEEDYYRNMTPPRKPPNQPITSHDAFRYIKGFDELFFTESGAPNALFKRFKDSTSFYHEHEVNINTASDAILGMLEENAGLDRHALDDLKLGLDQKAGTEDDGWPASADDITINSDAPVGYEAHVFRITVQVEQGDKQFQLAALIDDEGGSDSSNGGNNGGNGGGNNGDVAGEGNGQSGNGLLIPGEVNVEPNPQSDDEESKTGDSGGSSSQSVEHSVVYTNGQWRFLELNENRPEDG from the coding sequence ATGAAATTAAGCGTCCATTCCCAGGCCACTCGCCGCCAAGGATTCCTGCTGCTCGTGGTGTTGGTATTTCTATTTATGGCCGCGGCGCTGGTAGTGTCGTTGTCCGAAAGCATGTTGCGCAACATTCGTTCCACGGCGACGGCCTCAGCGCGGGATGACCTGCGGATCACGGCGTTTTCCGCGATGGAAATTGCCCTCGCGACGCTGGCGGAGATCAAGGAGCTCGATGGAAAGCTGCACAGCCCGTCCCAAGGCTGGGGCAATCCGATGAGCTACGCCCCGGTGCAGTGGCCGGCGAACACGACCGTCACCGTGACGATCACCGACGAGACCGGCAAGATTCCGCTCAACCCGCCCAATCGCGAGCGCATCCAGCAGCTGCTGGACTCGCTCGGCGTGGATTTCAGCCAGGGCGAGGAGCTGATCGATGCCTACATGGACTGGATCGACGAGGACGATTTGGAGCGGCTCAACGGCGCGGAGGAGGACTATTACCGGAATATGACACCGCCTCGCAAACCGCCGAACCAGCCCATTACTTCGCATGACGCCTTCCGCTACATCAAGGGGTTTGACGAGTTGTTCTTCACTGAAAGCGGCGCGCCCAACGCCCTGTTTAAGCGTTTCAAGGACTCGACATCCTTTTACCACGAGCACGAAGTAAACATCAATACCGCCTCGGATGCCATCTTGGGCATGTTGGAGGAAAACGCGGGCCTCGATCGCCACGCGCTGGACGATCTCAAGCTGGGCCTCGACCAAAAGGCGGGCACGGAAGACGATGGCTGGCCGGCCAGTGCGGACGATATCACCATCAACTCCGATGCGCCAGTGGGCTATGAGGCGCACGTTTTCCGCATTACCGTGCAGGTGGAGCAGGGGGACAAGCAGTTCCAGCTCGCCGCGCTGATCGACGATGAAGGCGGCTCCGACTCCAGCAACGGCGGGAACAATGGCGGCAATGGCGGAGGCAACAACGGCGACGTCGCAGGTGAGGGCAATGGTCAGTCGGGCAACGGCCTACTCATCCCAGGCGAGGTTAACGTCGAGCCCAATCCGCAGTCGGATGATGAGGAATCGAAAACGGGTGATTCCGGCGGCTCCAGCAGTCAGAGCGTCGAACATTCTGTTGTTTACACTAATGGCCAATGGCGCTTCTTGGAGCTGAATGAGAATCGACCGGAAGACGGTTGA
- a CDS encoding GspE/PulE family protein — MDDVPDSWLERLDEEQQEHFAEAPRQDRVKYLAGIWQEQEADVFQRIASETKTPVLEVIRQSEAPEDALPLRLIHEYQCMPVQLEEHAGELCLVTVWPPSPTMSDWVLAATGREPRWFLGDPSDVAELITQAYGVGSGSLDEQDMEGFADSEQQDDEEDEDAALIRFVNEVISKAIADRATDIHFEPQKETLNIRYRIDGVLVAVRVPENLKTFQRAIISRLKIMAKLNISERRRPQDGRIAFNYGNEELDIRISSLPTMYGESISLRLLSDKTQPVTIEDLGFMPADVKMLDTILQRPHGIILATGPTGAGKSTTLSSFIRRIRDPRRRIVTIEDPVEYEIDGVNQTQVQSEIGLTFASSLRSVLRQDPDVIMVGEIRDGETADIAIRASLTGHLVLSSLHTNDAPGAITRLIDMEIEPFLIASSVEMVIAQRLVRRICGHCAAPADIELHELSSCLMAMHIPASEVTEAHLVKKPVGCERCRGLGFRGRVGLFEILRINDAIHELIIRRASAWEIRKLAESQGMATLQMSGWNQVKRGITSLPEVMRYADVISEEEEKASDEQPGKPVS; from the coding sequence ATGGATGACGTGCCAGACAGTTGGCTTGAGCGGCTCGATGAGGAGCAGCAAGAGCACTTTGCCGAAGCGCCCCGCCAGGATCGCGTCAAGTATTTGGCGGGCATTTGGCAGGAGCAGGAAGCCGATGTCTTTCAACGCATCGCCAGCGAAACGAAGACGCCGGTGCTGGAGGTTATCCGCCAATCCGAAGCGCCGGAAGACGCCCTGCCGCTGCGCCTCATCCACGAGTATCAGTGCATGCCGGTACAATTGGAAGAGCATGCTGGCGAGCTTTGCCTGGTGACGGTTTGGCCGCCGTCGCCGACCATGAGTGACTGGGTGCTCGCCGCGACGGGCCGCGAGCCGCGCTGGTTCCTCGGCGATCCATCCGACGTGGCCGAGCTCATCACGCAGGCCTACGGCGTTGGCTCGGGCAGCCTGGATGAGCAGGACATGGAGGGCTTTGCCGACTCCGAGCAGCAGGACGACGAGGAGGACGAGGACGCCGCGCTGATCCGCTTTGTCAACGAAGTCATTTCCAAGGCCATCGCCGACCGCGCGACGGACATTCATTTCGAGCCGCAGAAGGAAACGCTCAACATCCGCTACCGCATCGACGGCGTGCTGGTGGCCGTCCGCGTTCCCGAGAATTTAAAGACCTTCCAGCGCGCGATCATTTCGCGCCTGAAGATCATGGCGAAGCTCAACATCTCCGAGCGTCGCCGCCCGCAGGACGGCCGCATCGCATTCAACTACGGTAACGAAGAGCTGGATATCCGTATCTCTTCGCTGCCCACGATGTATGGCGAAAGCATCAGCTTGCGCCTACTTTCCGACAAGACGCAGCCGGTCACGATCGAAGACCTCGGCTTCATGCCGGCCGACGTCAAGATGCTCGACACCATCCTGCAGCGCCCGCACGGCATCATCCTCGCCACGGGTCCGACCGGTGCCGGTAAGTCGACGACGCTCAGCTCTTTCATCCGCCGCATCCGCGATCCCCGCCGCCGCATCGTGACGATCGAAGACCCGGTCGAATACGAGATCGACGGCGTCAACCAGACGCAGGTGCAGAGCGAAATTGGGCTGACCTTTGCCAGCAGTTTGCGCTCCGTGCTGCGCCAGGACCCGGACGTCATCATGGTCGGGGAAATTCGAGACGGCGAAACGGCGGACATCGCGATCCGCGCCTCGCTGACCGGTCACTTGGTGCTTTCCTCGCTCCACACCAACGACGCGCCGGGTGCCATCACGCGACTCATCGACATGGAGATCGAGCCGTTCCTGATCGCCTCGTCGGTAGAGATGGTTATTGCCCAGCGCCTCGTGCGCCGCATTTGCGGGCACTGCGCCGCGCCGGCAGACATCGAGCTGCACGAGCTCAGCTCCTGCCTCATGGCCATGCACATTCCGGCGTCCGAGGTCACCGAAGCGCACCTCGTCAAAAAGCCAGTTGGTTGCGAGCGTTGCCGCGGCTTAGGCTTCCGTGGCCGCGTGGGCCTGTTCGAAATTCTCCGCATCAACGACGCCATTCACGAGTTGATCATCCGCCGCGCCTCCGCTTGGGAGATCCGCAAGCTGGCGGAATCGCAAGGCATGGCCACGCTGCAAATGAGCGGGTGGAACCAGGTCAAGCGCGGCATCACGTCGCTGCCCGAGGTTATGCGCTACGCCGATGTGATCAGTGAGGAAGAAGAAAAAGCCAGCGACGAACAGCCCGGCAAACCCGTTTCCTAA
- a CDS encoding PEP-CTERM sorting domain-containing protein (PEP-CTERM proteins occur, often in large numbers, in the proteomes of bacteria that also encode an exosortase, a predicted intramembrane cysteine proteinase. The presence of a PEP-CTERM domain at a protein's C-terminus predicts cleavage within the sorting domain, followed by covalent anchoring to some some component of the (usually Gram-negative) cell surface. Many PEP-CTERM proteins exhibit an unusual sequence composition that includes large numbers of potential glycosylation sites. Expression of one such protein has been shown restore the ability of a bacterium to form floc, a type of biofilm.), giving the protein MKKIAALLSLAIAPAFSFGAITISIYAETLDGVYLNPDLSPVNQTYTISIGTLSGLTTFSDFTNLSASEQADYLVNIGSNFEPVGTYNFEANGQLVLIPAYNGDAPAPQGTQLYTFVKDALGTVQGLFTSEGTNDWIVPAENGSARLFLNAGTPTALIGGISGDNAVLQAVPEPSTYALLAGVMTLGLVAYRRRQKA; this is encoded by the coding sequence ATGAAAAAAATAGCCGCACTCCTTTCTCTTGCAATTGCGCCAGCCTTTAGCTTCGGGGCCATCACAATCAGTATTTATGCTGAAACACTCGATGGTGTATATCTGAATCCGGATTTGTCGCCTGTTAATCAGACCTATACAATCTCCATTGGTACACTCTCTGGTCTTACTACTTTCTCCGACTTCACCAATCTTTCGGCGTCTGAACAAGCCGATTATTTAGTGAATATTGGTTCTAATTTCGAACCGGTTGGCACTTATAATTTTGAAGCGAATGGGCAGTTGGTCCTCATTCCGGCTTACAATGGTGATGCACCAGCACCACAAGGCACTCAGCTTTATACTTTTGTGAAAGATGCCCTTGGGACTGTTCAAGGTCTCTTCACTAGCGAAGGTACCAATGATTGGATCGTTCCAGCTGAAAACGGTAGTGCGCGTCTCTTTCTCAATGCAGGGACACCTACAGCACTGATCGGTGGCATCAGCGGCGACAATGCAGTTCTTCAAGCAGTTCCCGAGCCTTCCACCTACGCGCTGCTTGCCGGTGTGATGACGCTGGGTCTGGTGGCATATCGCCGTCGTCAGAAGGCGTAA
- a CDS encoding secretin N-terminal domain-containing protein: MFLSAIANPFARIWLVFTTLGLMAGAPLLAQNDPEPEPPVAGEMPLLTAPGGRGAPMRSPAQSRAEPVVATSTQEVELMMVDMELNDVLLNLEKLTKKPIIRSQSLPAVKINFDGLGPMTKDEAILAIKSLLALNGVIITDMGDGFLKAVNAAGQGGATAQVPEFIHGSALEMQPSQAYYTKFFKFNYLDAEKEGTVVVQSLSSGGVNPVVFPKNNALLVTDMLVNLQRMEEVLDTADTPNYDNERIFFFSLRHIKAPDLAQRLTKLTTGTSGIARYFNNNTIFEADERTNQLIAITHPSNKPILDNLIEELDKDVEPITSSEVFYIKHAQATEIDALLEEVITGQQNARDKSESAKKQNTGSPESNTAPGAGGQDALVADTAPLPTPTQGLAVAEIGKNLQFSDFVTVVADERSNAIVAYGTKTDLIQIERLIEQIDVLLAQVFIEVLIAEVTLTDDAVSGFSSFSLTGSSAVGGSVLDPAATSSWALGGTGNSNANLASPFSFTASLNPDEFRVIIQQAAANSNIRILSVPNIVTTHNQEANVNVSQSQPIITSSVTNLATGATNGTTSNDVQYRDIGIQLTVKPLIGSNGIIQMEIEQIVENVVSTTQVNGSEQPIIGKREATSFVSVSDGEVIVLAGLQATQFSNGDGKLWLLGYIPLIGDLLNPESETNERRELMIFIRPTVYFGPDDAHKHAQEVISRLDNGADVQTFLETDDMTQVTKIQREQTLELQEELEKQTGEDHLFNVNAPNTNPDDKKNAKRSPYSGK; the protein is encoded by the coding sequence ATGTTCCTGAGCGCCATCGCAAACCCCTTCGCTCGCATTTGGCTGGTTTTTACCACGCTCGGCCTGATGGCTGGCGCGCCGCTTCTCGCGCAAAATGACCCCGAACCGGAGCCGCCTGTCGCCGGTGAGATGCCACTGCTTACCGCCCCTGGCGGTAGGGGGGCGCCCATGCGCAGCCCGGCTCAGTCCCGCGCCGAGCCCGTGGTCGCAACGTCGACCCAGGAAGTCGAGCTGATGATGGTCGACATGGAGCTGAACGATGTGCTCCTCAACCTGGAAAAGCTGACGAAGAAGCCCATCATTCGCTCCCAGTCGTTGCCCGCGGTGAAGATCAATTTCGATGGCCTTGGCCCGATGACCAAAGATGAGGCGATCCTGGCCATTAAGAGTTTGCTCGCGCTCAACGGCGTCATCATCACGGACATGGGTGACGGCTTTTTAAAGGCGGTCAATGCGGCCGGCCAGGGTGGTGCAACGGCGCAGGTGCCGGAGTTTATCCACGGCTCCGCGCTGGAGATGCAGCCCAGCCAGGCCTACTACACGAAGTTTTTTAAGTTCAACTACCTGGATGCAGAGAAGGAGGGCACGGTCGTCGTGCAGTCGCTGAGCTCCGGCGGTGTGAACCCGGTTGTGTTTCCGAAGAACAACGCACTGCTCGTCACGGACATGCTCGTGAACCTTCAGCGTATGGAGGAGGTGCTCGATACCGCCGATACGCCCAACTACGACAATGAGCGCATCTTCTTTTTCTCGCTGCGGCACATCAAGGCACCGGACCTGGCGCAGCGCCTAACGAAGCTCACCACCGGCACGTCCGGCATCGCGCGTTACTTTAATAACAACACCATCTTCGAGGCCGATGAGCGCACGAATCAACTGATCGCGATCACGCACCCATCGAACAAGCCGATCCTCGACAACCTGATCGAAGAGCTCGACAAGGACGTGGAGCCGATTACCTCCAGTGAGGTCTTCTATATCAAGCATGCGCAGGCCACCGAGATCGATGCGCTGCTGGAAGAGGTCATCACTGGTCAGCAAAATGCGCGCGACAAATCCGAGAGCGCCAAAAAGCAAAACACCGGTTCGCCGGAGTCCAACACCGCACCCGGGGCGGGTGGCCAGGATGCGCTCGTTGCCGACACCGCGCCGCTGCCCACGCCCACTCAGGGCCTTGCCGTGGCGGAGATTGGCAAGAACCTTCAATTTTCCGACTTCGTAACCGTCGTCGCAGATGAGCGTTCCAACGCGATTGTTGCCTACGGCACGAAGACAGACCTCATCCAGATCGAGCGCCTCATTGAGCAGATCGACGTGTTGCTCGCACAGGTGTTCATCGAGGTGCTGATTGCCGAAGTGACTTTGACCGATGACGCCGTCAGCGGCTTCAGCTCATTTAGCCTCACCGGCTCAAGCGCAGTTGGCGGCTCGGTGCTCGACCCTGCCGCAACGTCGAGCTGGGCGCTGGGGGGCACCGGTAATTCCAATGCCAACCTCGCTTCGCCGTTTTCCTTTACCGCCTCGTTGAATCCCGATGAGTTCCGCGTGATCATCCAGCAGGCCGCGGCTAATTCCAATATCCGCATCCTCTCGGTGCCCAACATCGTGACGACGCACAACCAGGAGGCGAACGTCAACGTCTCGCAGTCCCAGCCGATCATCACCAGCTCGGTGACCAACCTCGCCACCGGTGCCACCAACGGCACGACATCCAACGACGTGCAATACCGCGACATCGGCATCCAGCTGACGGTCAAGCCGCTCATCGGAAGCAACGGCATCATCCAAATGGAGATCGAGCAGATCGTGGAAAACGTTGTTTCGACGACTCAGGTCAATGGCTCTGAGCAGCCGATCATCGGTAAGCGCGAGGCGACGTCGTTTGTCAGCGTATCCGATGGCGAGGTGATTGTCTTGGCGGGTTTGCAGGCCACGCAGTTTAGCAACGGTGACGGCAAGCTGTGGCTCTTGGGCTACATTCCGTTGATCGGCGACTTGCTCAACCCGGAGTCCGAAACCAACGAGCGCCGCGAGCTGATGATCTTCATCCGCCCCACGGTTTACTTCGGGCCGGATGACGCCCATAAGCACGCGCAGGAGGTTATCTCGCGTTTGGATAATGGTGCCGACGTGCAGACCTTCCTCGAAACCGACGACATGACCCAGGTCACCAAGATACAGCGCGAACAAACGCTGGAGCTGCAGGAAGAGTTGGAAAAGCAAACTGGCGAAGACCACCTTTTCAACGTGAACGCGCCGAATACCAACCCGGACGATAAGAAGAACGCCAAGCGCTCGCCCTACTCAGGCAAATAA
- a CDS encoding PulJ/GspJ family protein: MDSRPRSARGFTLIEMVLVIGLSGFLLMGAVSLIFGLMMLKTSAEAAPQESEHIANVRRFLEYVFAEAEPIQNLGDEGGEPPEEPVSWRNMPGNSNLNEFLLAFRLPGKIPLFADDELYAPEVDCYLRLIDDEGLYLYWQSDDMADENIDDFRRSRISPLVTKLEYLWYDAEDERWDVSEEMEENDEGGNDVPQFIRLTFGQDEDTATTALLLLPPGEEGVPRL, encoded by the coding sequence ATGGATTCTAGGCCACGCAGCGCACGAGGATTCACGCTGATTGAGATGGTCCTGGTGATTGGCTTGTCAGGCTTTTTGCTGATGGGGGCCGTGTCGCTTATCTTTGGGCTGATGATGCTGAAAACCAGTGCTGAAGCCGCGCCTCAGGAGTCGGAACATATTGCCAATGTGCGGCGTTTTCTGGAGTATGTCTTCGCCGAAGCCGAGCCGATCCAGAACCTTGGCGACGAGGGCGGGGAGCCGCCCGAAGAGCCCGTCTCGTGGCGCAACATGCCGGGCAATAGTAATTTAAATGAATTCCTGCTGGCATTTCGCCTGCCGGGCAAGATCCCGCTTTTTGCCGACGACGAGCTCTACGCGCCGGAGGTGGATTGCTACCTGCGGCTGATCGACGACGAGGGGCTTTATCTGTATTGGCAGTCCGACGATATGGCCGACGAGAACATCGATGATTTTCGCCGGAGCCGCATCTCGCCACTGGTGACCAAGCTGGAGTATCTCTGGTATGACGCCGAGGACGAGCGTTGGGATGTGTCCGAGGAGATGGAGGAAAACGACGAAGGCGGCAACGATGTCCCGCAGTTCATTCGGCTGACTTTCGGGCAGGATGAGGACACGGCGACGACGGCGCTTCTGCTGTTGCCACCGGGAGAAGAGGGGGTGCCGCGGTTATGA